A genomic window from Osmerus eperlanus unplaced genomic scaffold, fOsmEpe2.1 SCAFFOLD_561, whole genome shotgun sequence includes:
- the LOC134015870 gene encoding RIIa domain-containing protein 1-like: MAGNSALEELDIGALSAEQQEILRQYKIKTRIDNEKYLRAHPEVELMMSDFLRDVFLKRPVDIREFAAGHFTNPNLATKITSHLQGFTETD; this comes from the exons ATGGCAGGAAACAGTGCACTAGAAGAACTGGACATAGGGGCTTTGAGCGCTGAGCAACAGGAGATACTTAGACAATATAAG ATAAAAACGAGAATTGACAATGAAAAATATTTAAGAGCGCATCCAGAGGTCGAGTTGATGATGAGCGACTTCCTAAG AGATGTGTTCCTCAAAAGACCAGTCGACATACGTGAATTTGCGGCAG GTCACTTCACAAACCCAAACCTGGCAACGAAGATCACTTCCCATCTACAAGGCTTTACTGAAACAGACTAA